The stretch of DNA ATTTCTTAGAGCTATATCAAAAATAACGTATTGATGAAACCCATCTCCTAATAGTGGAGATGTATCGCTATTCCAGTAGATACCTTGAGATAGATATACTCCTATCATAATGATTATGGGAATGATGAAAGAAACAAAATAGGTCCAATATGTTTTAAAAAATAATTTCATGTTACCTCATAAAATGTTAGAAAACTCAGCTGGTTAACCCAACTGAGTTTTGAAGATTTTAGTCTTTCCAAAGTTCTTTAACTTTTGCTTGTACTTCTGCATTCTCTAGGAATTCATCATAGGTTTCATCGATACGGTCAATGACGCCATTTTTAGACAAGACAATGATATGGTTAGCTAGAGTTTGAATAAACTCGTGGTCATGGCTAGCAAAGATGATTGATTCTTTAAAGTTTTTCAATCCATCATTCAAGCTTGAGATAGATTCCAAGTCCAAGTGATTGGTTGGATCATCAAGTACAAGGACATTTGATTTTAAGAGCATGAGTTTTGAAAGCATGACACGAACTTTTTCTCCCCCTGACAAGACATTTACAGGTTTGTTAACCTCATCTCCAGAGAAGAGCATACGGCCAAGGAAGCCACGTAGGAAAGTATTGTCATCTTCTTCTTTACTTGCGAATTGACGCAACCAATCAAGGATTGACTCTCCCCCTGCAAAATCGGCCGAGTTATCTTTTGGCAAGTAAGAACGGCTAGTAGTAACTCCCCACTTGACAGTTCCTTCATAGTCAATGTCCCCCATGATTGCACGAATTAATGCAGTCGTTTGGATGTCATTTTGACCAATAAGAGCTGTCTTATCACCTGGACGCAAGATAAAACTGATATTATCTAAAATAGTCTCACCATCAATCTTTACAGTTAGATTTTCTACTGTCAGGAGATCATTACCAATCTCACGCTCCGCTTTAAAGTTGATAAATGGATATTTACGACTAGATGGCACAATCTCTTCTAGCTCAATCTTATCAAGCATTTTTTTACGTGATGTTGCTTGTCTTGATTTGGAAGCATTAGCAGAGAAACGAGCTACGAATTCTTGCAATTGCTTAATTTTTTCTTCTGCTTTAGCATTACGGTCTGCTAGCAATTTAGCAGCGAGCTCAGAAGATTCCTTCCAGAAGTCATAGTTTCCGACATAGAGTTTGATTTTTCCAAAGTCAAGGTCGGCCATGTGAGTGCATACTTTGTTTAAGAAGTGACGGTCGTGGGATACTACGATAACGGTGTTATCAAAGTCAATCAAGAAGTCTTCTAACCAAGTAATCGATTGGATGTCCAAACCGTTGGTAGGCTCGTCCAATAGAAGCACATCTGGTTTACCAAAAAGTGCTTTGGCAAGGAGAACTTTTACTTTTTCACCGTTGGCCAATTCGCTCATGTTTTGATAGTGCAATTCTTCTGGAATGTTTAGGTTTTGAAGGAGTTGAGAGGCTTCACTTTCTGCTTCCCAACCTCCAAGCTCGGCAAACTCTCCTTCGAGTTCGGCAGCACGCACTCCATCCTCATCTGAGAAATTTTCCTTCATGTAGATGGCATCTTTCTCCTTCATGATGCTATAAAGTTTTTCATTTCCCATGATAACGACATCAATGGCACGTTCGTCTTCATAGTCAAAGTGATTTTGACGAAGAACAGAGAGACGTTCATCTGGACCAAGAGAGATGTGACCAGTAGTAGGTTCAATATCTCCAGCTAAAATTTTTAAAAAGGTTGATTTTCCGGCACCATTAGCACCGATTAATCCGTAAGTATTTCCTTCTGTAAATTTGATATTGACATCATCAAAAAGTTTGCGATCACTAAAACGTAGTGAAACATCAGATACTGTAAGCAATGTTTTTCTCCTATATGTGTAATATATTTATTCTACTAGAAAATACGGAAATATTCAAATTTTTATCTGTCAATTTTGTGTAAATTAGATTTACAGTATACTTTACACGAATCCGTAAATAGCAAGACTGATTTATTTTGATAAATTACGGTTATTTCATTAAAAAAATGCTATAATTGAAGGGACTATATCGAAGGAGAATAAAATGATTAAACCCATTATTTTAACAGGAGACCGTCCAACAGGAAAATTGCATATTGGACATTATGTTGGAAGTCTCAAAAATAGAGTTTTATTACAGGAAGAGGATAAGTATGATATGTTTGTGTTCTTGGCTGACCAACAAGCTTTGACAGATCATGCTAAAGACCCTCAAACAATTGTAGAGTCTATCGGAAATGTTGCTTTGGATTATCTTGCAGTTGGATTGGATCCGAGTAAATCAACTATTTTTATTCAAAGCCAAATTCCAGAATTGGCTGAACTATCTATGTACTATATGAATCTAGTTTCATTAGCACGTTTGGAGCGCAATCCAACAGTCAAGACAGAAATTGCTCAGAAAGGCTTTGGAGAGAGTATTCCGACAGGATTCTTAGTCTATCCAATTGCTCAAGCAGCTGACATCACAGCTTTCAAGGCTAATTATGTTCCTGTTGGGACAGATCAGAAACCAATGATTGAGCAAACTCGTGAAATTGTTCGCTCTTTTAACAACGCATATAACTGTGATGTCTTGGTAGAGCCGGAAGGTATTTATCCAGAAAATGAGAGAGCAGGGCGTTTGCCTGGTTTAGATGGAAATGCTAAAATGTCTAAATCACTCAATAATGGTATTTATTTAGCTGATGATGCGGATACTTTGCGTAAAAAAGTGATGAGTATGTATACAGATCCAGATCATATCCGCGTTGAGGATCCAGGTAAAATTGAAGGAAATATGGTTTTCCATTATCTAGATGTTTTTGGTCGTCCAGAAGATGCTCAAGAAATTGCTGACATGAAAGAACATTATCAACGAGGTGGTCTTGGTGATGTGAAGACCAAGCGTTATCTACTTGAAATATTAGAACGTGAACTTGGTCCTATTCGTGAGCGCCGTATTGAATTTGCTAAGGATATGGGAGAAGTTTATAATATGCTTCAAAAAGGTAGTGAAAGAGCGCGTGAAGTTGCAGGTCAAACCCTATCTGAGGTTAAAGGAGCAATGGGACTTCATTACTTTAACTAAGTTTATTTTACAAGAAACTATCATTTCTATCTCGAAGAAAAGATAGTTTTTTATTTACCCCTGTAACATTTGACAAATTTTTATAGAATGGTATGATAGATACAATATAAAAAGAGTCAAGCTCAAAAATAAAGAAAAGAGGAAACTTCGAATGTCTAATTGGGACACTAAATTTTTGAAAAAAGGTTTTACCTTTGATGATGTATTGCTTATTCCAGCTGAAAGTCATGTGTTGCCTAACGATGCAGATTTAACAACTAAATTGGCAGATAATTTGACTTTAAATATCCCAATTATTACCGCTGCCATGGACACAGTTACAGAGAGTCAAATGGCCATTGCTATTGCTCGTGCAGGTGGTCTCGGAGTTATCCATAAAAACATGTCAATTGCTCAACAAGCAGAAGAGGTTCGTAAGGTAAAACGTTCTGAAAATGGAGTTATTATTGATCCGTTCTTCTTGACGCCTGAACATACAATTGCTGAAGCAGATGAGCTTATGGGTCGTTACCGCATCAGTGGTGTTCCAGTTGTTGAAACACTTGAAAATCGCAAATTGGTTGGTATTTTGACAAACCGAGATCTTCGTTTTATTTCAGACTATAACCAACCAATCTCAAACCATATGACTAGTGAAAATCTTGTTACTGCTCCTGTGGGTACAGATCTTGCAACAGCTGAGAGTATTCTTCAAGAACACCGTATTGAAAAGCTTCCTTTGGTAGATGAAGAAGGTCGTCTTTCTGGTTTGATTACTATCAAAGATATTGAAAAAGTTATTGAGTTTCCAAATGCTGCTAAAGATGAGTTTGGTCGTCTTCTAGTTGCAGGTGCAGTAGGGGTTACTTCAGATACATTTGAACGTGCAGAGGCTCTTTTTGAGGCAGGAGCGGATGCGATTGTTATTGATACTGCGCATGGTCATTCTGCAGGTGTCTTGCGTAAAATTGCTGAGATTCGTGCTCATTTCCCAGACCGTACATTGATTGCTGGAAATATTGCTACTGCTGAAGGTGCACGTGCCCTTTATGAAGCAGGTGTAGACGTTGTCAAGGTTGGTATTGGGCCAGGTTCTATCTGTACTACTCGTGTGATTGCAGGTGTTGGTGTTCCACAAGTAACAGCTATCTATGATGCTGCAGCTGTTGCGCGTGAATATGGTAAAACGATCATTGCTGACGGTGGAATCAAGTATTCTGGAGATATTGTAAAAGCACTTGCGGCTGGTGGAAATGCTGTTATGCTTGGATCAATGTTTGCTGGAACTGATGAAGCTCCAGGCGAAACTGAAATCTTCCAAGGACGTAAGTTTAAGACTTACCGTGGTATGGGATCAATTGCTGCTATGAAGAAAGGTTCAAGCGATCGTTACTTCCAAGGTTCTGTCAATGAAGCAAACAAACTTGTTCCAGAAGGAATTGAAGGTCGTGTTGCTTATAAAGGTGCGGCAGCTGATATTGTCTTCCAAATGATTGGTGGTATTCGCTCTGGTATGGGTTACTGTGGTGCAGCTAACCTTAAAGAACTACACGATAATGCTCAATTTATTGAAATGTCTGGTGCTGGTTTGAAAGAAAGCCATCCTCATGATGTACAAATTACTAATGAGGCACCAAATTATTCTATGTAAAAACAATAGAAAGAACTCCCGTGAAAACAGGAGTTCTTTTACGATGTTGTCAATTTTGATTTACAGAAACTTTACCATCCTGAATAGTAAAGATACTTAGATTTTCTGGCAGATTTTGAAGATGATCTAAGCTTGTTGTTGTAATAAAGGTTTGGATTGAGTGAGAAATCGTTTCTAATAATTTTAGTTGTCTAGTGTTGTCAAGTTCACTCATGACATCGTCAAGCAATAATATCGGAGATTCTGTAGTAATACTTTCCATTAACTCGATTTCTGCTAATTTTATAGAAAGGACGAGACTACGATGTTGGCCTTGACTTCCGAAACTAGCATCCATCCCATTTATATAAAAAGAAATGTCATCCCGATGAGGACCAACACCAGTGTTCTTTTTAAATAAATCTCTGGACCTACTTTTTTCTAAAGCAATTTTGAAAGATTCTGATAAGTCTTCTTTGTCAGTTATATTGACAGAAGATTGATAGGATATTGACAACTCTTCAATCTGATTAGAGAGTTCAAAATGTTTCTTACGACCAAATGATTCTAGTTTTTTTATGAAATCTAAGCGGTGATTCATTACACGACATCCATAATCAATTAGCTGATCATCTAAAACTGAAAGGAAGGTTTCATCTATTTTTTGAGCTGATTTTAGATAGGTATTTCTTTGCTTAAGGATATGGTTATAATTGGTTAAATCTGATAGATAGATGGGCTTAATTTGTCCAAGCTCCATATCAATGAATTTTCGTCGAACTGAAGGTGCTCCTTTAATTAGTTGTAAATCTTCCGGAGCAAATAAGACAACATTCATGTGTCCTACGTAATCTGAAAGTCGTGCCTGTTTTAAGTGATTAACTTTTGTCACACGCCCTTTTTGTGTTAGTTCGATTTCGAGAGGAATGGATCCCGTTTGTTTCTGAACAAGACCTGAAAGATGAAGTTGTTCCTCGTCAAAATGAATAAGATTTTTATCTGTCCGAGTCCGATGACTACGTGTTAAGGCTAAAAAATAGATAGCCTCTAACATATTTGTTTTACCTTGCGCATTGCGTCCTAAAAAGACATTTAATTTAGGATTAAAGTCTATTTTCGTCTCTTTATAGTTACGAAAAGTCTTGAGAGATAGGTGTTGTAGCCACATGATTATCTACCAGGGAATCGTGGAGCTTGTTTGCTTTTGGGTAATGAAGTAGGTTTGGATTTGTCTTTTTTAACTCCCTTATTCATCTCCTTTACAAGTTTAGCGATCCGTTCTTTTTCAACTTTATCAGCTTGGTATTCATCTTGTTCTTCAGAAGTAGGTTGTGTCAACAAGATGTCAATATTCATGTCAGGGATGTCAATTTTATCACCAATGCGAAGTTTTTTACCACGACGACTTTCTAACTCCCCATTAAAGTAAACAGAATGTTCAGAGAGAAATGATTTGATAGCTCCTCCGCTATGTGTAATTCCAAGTTCTTTGAGTAGTGCTTGGAGGGTAATAAATTCTTCAAATAATTTGTATTCCATAATTCACCTCAATCTTTGGTATTATACCATATTTTCCTAAAAATAGTGAGAGAAACTGGGAAAAATGTAAGCGATTTTTATTTCAAAAGTGTTACAGGGAACAAGAAAATTTCAGGTTTTCGTGATATAATAGAATTCTGTATATAAGGAGGTAAATCATGGAGTTAGTGCATGGAATTTCAACACATTTTATCCAATCAAAAAAGTTTAAAACGAACAAAATAACCGTGCGTTTTACAGCTCCATTATCTCTTGATACGATTGCAGGTCGCATGTTGAGTACGAGTATGCTAGAGACTGCTAATCAGATGTACCCCACTTCTCAAGATTTGAGAAGACATTTGGCCAGTCTATACGGTACAGATATGTCAACCAATTGTTTCAGAAGAGGGCAAAGTCACATTGTAGAATTGACATTTACTTATGTTTGTGATGAGTTTTTAAGTAGGAAAAATGTGCTAACTGCTCAGGTTTTGGGACTAGTAAAAGAAACTCTTTTTTCACC from Streptococcus mitis encodes:
- the recF gene encoding DNA replication/repair protein RecF (All proteins in this family for which functions are known are DNA-binding proteins that assist the filamentation of RecA onto DNA for the initiation of recombination or recombinational repair.), whose translation is MWLQHLSLKTFRNYKETKIDFNPKLNVFLGRNAQGKTNMLEAIYFLALTRSHRTRTDKNLIHFDEEQLHLSGLVQKQTGSIPLEIELTQKGRVTKVNHLKQARLSDYVGHMNVVLFAPEDLQLIKGAPSVRRKFIDMELGQIKPIYLSDLTNYNHILKQRNTYLKSAQKIDETFLSVLDDQLIDYGCRVMNHRLDFIKKLESFGRKKHFELSNQIEELSISYQSSVNITDKEDLSESFKIALEKSRSRDLFKKNTGVGPHRDDISFYINGMDASFGSQGQHRSLVLSIKLAEIELMESITTESPILLLDDVMSELDNTRQLKLLETISHSIQTFITTTSLDHLQNLPENLSIFTIQDGKVSVNQN
- the trpS gene encoding tryptophan--tRNA ligase; this translates as MIKPIILTGDRPTGKLHIGHYVGSLKNRVLLQEEDKYDMFVFLADQQALTDHAKDPQTIVESIGNVALDYLAVGLDPSKSTIFIQSQIPELAELSMYYMNLVSLARLERNPTVKTEIAQKGFGESIPTGFLVYPIAQAADITAFKANYVPVGTDQKPMIEQTREIVRSFNNAYNCDVLVEPEGIYPENERAGRLPGLDGNAKMSKSLNNGIYLADDADTLRKKVMSMYTDPDHIRVEDPGKIEGNMVFHYLDVFGRPEDAQEIADMKEHYQRGGLGDVKTKRYLLEILERELGPIRERRIEFAKDMGEVYNMLQKGSERAREVAGQTLSEVKGAMGLHYFN
- a CDS encoding ATP-binding cassette domain-containing protein yields the protein MLTVSDVSLRFSDRKLFDDVNIKFTEGNTYGLIGANGAGKSTFLKILAGDIEPTTGHISLGPDERLSVLRQNHFDYEDERAIDVVIMGNEKLYSIMKEKDAIYMKENFSDEDGVRAAELEGEFAELGGWEAESEASQLLQNLNIPEELHYQNMSELANGEKVKVLLAKALFGKPDVLLLDEPTNGLDIQSITWLEDFLIDFDNTVIVVSHDRHFLNKVCTHMADLDFGKIKLYVGNYDFWKESSELAAKLLADRNAKAEEKIKQLQEFVARFSANASKSRQATSRKKMLDKIELEEIVPSSRKYPFINFKAEREIGNDLLTVENLTVKIDGETILDNISFILRPGDKTALIGQNDIQTTALIRAIMGDIDYEGTVKWGVTTSRSYLPKDNSADFAGGESILDWLRQFASKEEDDNTFLRGFLGRMLFSGDEVNKPVNVLSGGEKVRVMLSKLMLLKSNVLVLDDPTNHLDLESISSLNDGLKNFKESIIFASHDHEFIQTLANHIIVLSKNGVIDRIDETYDEFLENAEVQAKVKELWKD
- the guaB gene encoding IMP dehydrogenase codes for the protein MSNWDTKFLKKGFTFDDVLLIPAESHVLPNDADLTTKLADNLTLNIPIITAAMDTVTESQMAIAIARAGGLGVIHKNMSIAQQAEEVRKVKRSENGVIIDPFFLTPEHTIAEADELMGRYRISGVPVVETLENRKLVGILTNRDLRFISDYNQPISNHMTSENLVTAPVGTDLATAESILQEHRIEKLPLVDEEGRLSGLITIKDIEKVIEFPNAAKDEFGRLLVAGAVGVTSDTFERAEALFEAGADAIVIDTAHGHSAGVLRKIAEIRAHFPDRTLIAGNIATAEGARALYEAGVDVVKVGIGPGSICTTRVIAGVGVPQVTAIYDAAAVAREYGKTIIADGGIKYSGDIVKALAAGGNAVMLGSMFAGTDEAPGETEIFQGRKFKTYRGMGSIAAMKKGSSDRYFQGSVNEANKLVPEGIEGRVAYKGAAADIVFQMIGGIRSGMGYCGAANLKELHDNAQFIEMSGAGLKESHPHDVQITNEAPNYSM
- the yaaA gene encoding S4 domain-containing protein YaaA, with amino-acid sequence MEYKLFEEFITLQALLKELGITHSGGAIKSFLSEHSVYFNGELESRRGKKLRIGDKIDIPDMNIDILLTQPTSEEQDEYQADKVEKERIAKLVKEMNKGVKKDKSKPTSLPKSKQAPRFPGR